In the Maribacter sp. MJ134 genome, one interval contains:
- a CDS encoding TonB-dependent receptor plug domain-containing protein codes for MELTRLYAQKRTIINRGVVALLTIILSIANGSFVYGKQELVVNDELPLEQLYLHLDKSFYAAGESIWFKAYLMDGRTHTPTALSEVVYVELIGSSGTILSKNVLKTKDGSAAGDIKLSDVPASGIYSIRAYTNYMRNFGAEHYYTKHIFVNTGESDPMVNYSSTNQDNALDMQFFPEGGYAINGFLNPIAFKVLDSDGNGVSVSGQIKDDLGNQVTNFSTTHLGMGLFHFIPKPDKTYSAHLNHNGEELQFELPTPKDRGVLMTVLNLEDFYKIELRATSDIQLKDYMLVGKQKGAVQFNLAVNANKQENTTLIKLAKDIVNEGTLELTLWNDQQQPIAERLLFHESGDFNEKVTVKSSKNSFEKRELVTLEIAVNNMGFNAANTDMSLSVSNALVNVDNNHALDIKTYTQLSAVVRGKIEQPGYYFNSDAPERKANLDLLMRTQGWRQYVVQNKPMASADYFLPEKGISLSGKVVSATNNSETLTGSVSLTANNQEEIIQDRAKTDADGRFRFRDLNFTDSTTVLLSANVYHPKRKRNPTSKYNIILDTLRSPIVHPMNGNAFINTIPSKAFNSINEINRPFLYDDDTIALEEVLIKAEKVEKKDTYVQKRKKVLYREPSHTVDFENFSELGFTNLLDALAGRVPGLTVRRMTTGERFVYLRAASSLSDADPESGPGAGSALVLLDGTPVGGDILQQMLPSNVDFIDVLKGPRAAIYGSRAANGVVAIFSKDGTENTISRAKLGGSLNFQYPGYDYSRRFYEPKYDSNQSKPVANDNRTTLLWKPYVELDENGKALVSFYAGDTLGDYQVVLEGMSSEGIPIATKANFEVLVEL; via the coding sequence ATGGAATTAACAAGATTATACGCTCAAAAACGTACGATTATCAATAGAGGGGTTGTCGCACTTCTAACTATCATTCTTTCTATAGCAAACGGTTCCTTTGTTTATGGAAAACAGGAGCTCGTCGTTAATGACGAACTCCCGCTAGAACAGTTGTACTTACATCTAGATAAGAGCTTTTACGCAGCCGGGGAATCCATTTGGTTCAAAGCCTATCTTATGGACGGTAGAACGCATACGCCTACAGCACTTAGCGAAGTCGTTTATGTGGAGCTTATTGGATCTAGCGGAACTATCCTTTCCAAAAACGTCCTAAAAACTAAAGACGGCTCCGCAGCCGGGGATATTAAACTTTCCGATGTGCCTGCCAGCGGCATTTATTCCATTAGGGCATATACCAATTACATGCGCAACTTTGGTGCGGAACACTACTATACGAAGCATATTTTCGTAAATACGGGGGAGTCCGACCCCATGGTAAACTATAGTAGCACAAATCAAGATAACGCGCTGGATATGCAGTTCTTTCCGGAAGGCGGGTATGCCATAAACGGATTTCTTAACCCGATCGCTTTCAAGGTGCTCGATTCGGACGGAAACGGTGTTTCTGTGTCAGGCCAGATTAAGGATGATTTGGGCAACCAGGTAACCAACTTCAGTACTACCCATTTAGGCATGGGACTTTTTCATTTTATCCCAAAGCCAGATAAAACCTATAGTGCCCATCTAAACCATAATGGCGAAGAACTACAGTTTGAGTTGCCCACCCCGAAAGATCGCGGCGTGCTTATGACCGTTTTAAATTTAGAGGACTTTTACAAAATAGAACTAAGAGCAACATCGGACATACAGCTAAAGGACTATATGCTTGTGGGCAAACAAAAAGGAGCTGTACAGTTTAACCTGGCAGTAAACGCTAATAAACAGGAAAACACCACCCTCATAAAATTAGCAAAGGATATCGTAAATGAAGGGACGCTAGAACTAACACTATGGAACGACCAACAACAACCTATCGCAGAACGTCTCCTATTTCATGAAAGTGGAGATTTCAATGAAAAGGTGACTGTAAAAAGTTCCAAAAATTCTTTTGAAAAAAGAGAACTGGTGACCTTGGAGATAGCCGTAAATAACATGGGTTTCAATGCCGCGAACACGGACATGTCGCTCTCCGTTTCCAATGCGCTGGTCAATGTGGATAATAACCATGCGTTGGACATTAAAACCTACACCCAATTGAGTGCCGTAGTCAGGGGAAAGATTGAACAACCGGGATATTACTTTAATTCCGATGCCCCAGAACGGAAAGCGAATTTAGACCTGTTGATGCGTACGCAGGGATGGCGTCAATATGTTGTGCAGAACAAGCCAATGGCATCTGCCGATTACTTCTTACCGGAAAAAGGAATTAGCCTATCGGGTAAAGTAGTCAGTGCCACCAATAATTCAGAAACACTAACGGGTAGCGTCTCACTTACCGCCAATAATCAAGAGGAAATAATTCAGGACCGCGCAAAAACAGATGCGGACGGTAGATTCCGCTTTCGCGACCTCAACTTTACAGATTCAACGACTGTCTTGCTGAGTGCGAATGTCTACCATCCAAAAAGGAAACGGAACCCTACCTCTAAATATAACATTATATTGGATACACTACGGTCGCCTATAGTGCATCCGATGAATGGGAATGCTTTTATCAATACTATACCATCTAAGGCGTTTAATAGTATTAATGAAATTAATAGACCCTTTCTGTATGATGATGATACCATAGCGCTTGAAGAAGTACTAATAAAGGCTGAAAAAGTGGAGAAGAAGGATACATATGTACAAAAAAGAAAGAAGGTTCTTTACAGAGAGCCCTCCCATACGGTAGATTTTGAAAATTTTAGCGAGCTGGGATTCACAAACCTATTAGATGCCTTAGCTGGAAGGGTACCGGGCCTTACCGTCAGGAGAATGACTACTGGAGAGCGTTTTGTTTATTTAAGAGCAGCTTCCAGTTTAAGTGACGCCGACCCGGAAAGTGGCCCCGGAGCCGGTTCTGCATTGGTTTTATTAGACGGAACTCCTGTTGGCGGTGATATTTTACAGCAAATGCTGCCTTCTAACGTCGATTTTATCGATGTGCTAAAGGGTCCAAGAGCGGCCATTTATGGTTCTAGAGCGGCAAATGGGGTCGTGGCTATATTTTCAAAAGACGGCACAGAAAATACGATTTCGAGAGCAAAACTTGGTGGGTCCTTGAATTTTCAATATCCCGGTTACGATTATTCCAGAAGGTTTTATGAGCCTAAATACGATTCAAATCAGTCTAAACCGGTTGCTAATGATAACCGCACCACCCTACTTTGGAAACCCTATGTTGAACTAGATGAAAACGGAAAAGCATTGGTTTCCTTTTATGCGGGTGATACGCTTGGAGATTATCAGGTAGTTCTTGAGGGTATGTCCTCAGAGGGTATACCAATAGCAACAAAGGCTAATTTTGAAGTGCTTGTTGAGCTCTAA
- the purL gene encoding phosphoribosylformylglycinamidine synthase encodes MIHFFGDQATKVFAVQTAQEITATDIEKLSWLFGNQPQLKAASLDAFFVGPRAAMITPWSTNATEITQNMGITGIIRIEEFRASSKADTDFDPMLFQKYEQLHQAIFKVDVQPEAILDIDDIAAYNQQEGLALSDEEVAYLEGLTKKIGRILTDSEVFGFSQVNSEHCRHKIFNGTFIIDGKEMPSSLFKLIKKTSQEHPNDIVSAYKDNVAFVKGPTVVQFAPKTADKPDFYQEEAFDSVISLKAETHNFPTTVEPFNGAATGSGGEIRDRLAGGKGSLPLAGTAVYMTALSRLEADRAWEQGMAERPWLYQTPMDILIKASNGASDFGNKFGQPLIAGSVLTFEHLETVASSGDKIPRRLGYDKVIMQAGGIGYGKAEQALKDEPKTGDKIVILGGDNYRIGMGGAAVSSADTGEFSSAIELNAIQRSNPEMQKRAANAIRGMVESDKNPIVSIHDHGAGGHLNCLSELVEETGGKIDLDKLPVGDPTLSAKEIIGNESQERMGLVIGQEDVDLLQRIAERERSPMYEVGNVTGDDRFTFESASTGEKPMDVQLSDIFGSSPKTVMTDRTVNRNYENPEYSLEFFHDYLEQVLQLEAVACKDWLTNKVDRCVGGRVAKQQCAGPLQLPLNNVGVMALDFKGKEGIATSIGHSPISGLIDPAAGSKNSIAEALTNIIWAPMKDGLKSVSLSANWMWPCKNEGEDARLYEAVQATSDFSIALGINVPTGKDSLSMKQKYKDGDVIAPGTVVISAAGNCNDISKVVEPVLQKDGGDIYYINLSQDAYKLGGSSFAQVRNAIGNEAPTIQNDAYFKSVFDLMQTLIKEGQVLAGHDVASGGLITTLLELCFADTDLGADLDLTSLDESDTIKLLFSENAGIVFQLKDNVIVQMLLDAKIDIKRIGSVTSEATLRIKNAGMEMGLNISSLRDTWFKTSYLLDDKQTANGLAKDRFDNYKEQPLTYFFPTDFKGKLPVTSSEIERPKAAILREKGSNSEREMANAMYLAGFDVKDVHMTDLISGRETLEDIQFLGAVGGFSNSDVLGSAKGWAGAIKYNEKANKVIKDFFARPDTLSVGICNGCQLFMELDLINPAHKTHGKMTYNDSHKHESNFTSVQVQENNSIMLSSLAGATLGVWISHGEGKFSLPEDENQYDIVAKYGYETYPANPNGSDFNTAMLCDKTGRHLVTMPHIERSTFPWNWAYYPTDRNDEVSPWLEAFTNARDWVLKNNG; translated from the coding sequence ATGATTCACTTCTTTGGAGACCAAGCAACTAAAGTTTTTGCCGTCCAAACTGCTCAAGAAATCACTGCAACCGATATAGAAAAATTAAGCTGGTTGTTCGGCAACCAACCTCAACTAAAAGCGGCGTCTCTAGACGCCTTTTTTGTTGGCCCCCGTGCGGCAATGATTACGCCGTGGAGTACCAATGCCACGGAGATTACGCAAAATATGGGTATTACGGGCATTATCCGTATAGAGGAGTTTAGGGCTTCGTCCAAGGCCGATACCGATTTTGACCCTATGCTTTTTCAAAAATATGAGCAACTGCACCAAGCTATTTTTAAGGTAGACGTGCAACCGGAAGCCATTCTGGATATTGATGATATCGCCGCCTACAACCAACAGGAAGGGTTGGCCCTAAGCGATGAGGAGGTAGCCTATTTAGAAGGACTGACTAAAAAAATAGGTAGAATACTTACCGATTCCGAGGTTTTTGGATTCAGTCAAGTAAATTCCGAACATTGCCGACATAAAATCTTTAACGGAACTTTTATTATCGACGGTAAGGAAATGCCTTCGTCACTCTTTAAACTCATAAAGAAAACATCTCAGGAGCACCCCAACGATATTGTATCGGCCTATAAAGACAATGTTGCCTTCGTCAAAGGACCCACAGTAGTGCAATTCGCTCCTAAAACTGCTGATAAGCCCGATTTTTACCAAGAAGAAGCCTTTGATTCCGTCATCTCCCTAAAAGCGGAAACGCATAACTTTCCTACCACCGTGGAGCCCTTTAACGGTGCTGCTACGGGTTCCGGTGGAGAAATCAGGGATAGGTTAGCGGGTGGAAAAGGTTCGCTTCCCCTAGCGGGAACGGCCGTTTACATGACGGCATTATCACGCTTAGAAGCTGATAGAGCGTGGGAACAAGGCATGGCAGAACGACCATGGCTCTACCAAACGCCTATGGATATACTCATCAAAGCTTCTAACGGCGCGTCCGATTTCGGAAATAAATTCGGTCAGCCCCTAATTGCAGGTTCGGTATTGACATTTGAACACCTAGAGACAGTCGCATCTAGCGGAGATAAGATACCTAGACGCTTGGGCTACGATAAAGTCATTATGCAAGCGGGAGGTATCGGCTACGGCAAAGCGGAACAAGCCCTGAAGGACGAACCCAAAACAGGGGATAAAATCGTAATCCTTGGGGGCGACAACTACCGCATCGGGATGGGTGGTGCTGCGGTTTCCAGTGCCGATACGGGCGAATTCAGTTCAGCCATTGAATTGAACGCCATACAACGGTCTAATCCAGAAATGCAAAAACGTGCCGCCAATGCTATTCGGGGTATGGTGGAAAGCGATAAAAACCCTATTGTCTCCATTCATGACCATGGTGCAGGCGGACATCTGAACTGTCTCTCCGAACTGGTGGAGGAAACGGGTGGTAAAATAGATTTGGATAAACTTCCGGTGGGCGATCCTACCCTATCCGCCAAAGAAATCATAGGCAATGAATCCCAAGAACGCATGGGATTGGTCATTGGTCAAGAAGATGTGGATTTGTTGCAACGTATTGCAGAACGGGAACGCTCGCCCATGTACGAGGTAGGTAATGTTACGGGAGATGACCGTTTTACGTTCGAATCGGCCAGCACTGGAGAAAAACCCATGGATGTGCAGCTCTCGGATATTTTCGGCAGCTCGCCCAAAACCGTTATGACGGACCGTACGGTGAATAGAAACTATGAAAATCCTGAGTATTCCTTAGAATTTTTCCATGATTATCTGGAGCAGGTATTGCAGCTAGAGGCCGTTGCTTGTAAGGATTGGCTGACCAACAAAGTAGACCGTTGCGTGGGCGGTAGGGTTGCCAAGCAGCAATGCGCCGGACCCCTGCAATTACCATTGAACAACGTAGGTGTAATGGCGCTGGATTTTAAAGGAAAAGAAGGTATTGCGACCAGTATTGGGCACTCCCCTATTTCCGGACTTATAGACCCGGCGGCAGGAAGTAAGAATAGTATTGCCGAGGCCTTGACGAATATTATTTGGGCACCGATGAAAGACGGATTGAAATCTGTTTCCCTTTCCGCAAACTGGATGTGGCCCTGCAAGAACGAAGGTGAAGATGCTCGTTTGTACGAAGCGGTGCAGGCAACTTCGGATTTTTCCATTGCACTGGGTATCAACGTACCTACTGGAAAGGATTCGCTCTCCATGAAACAAAAATATAAGGACGGTGATGTTATTGCGCCTGGAACGGTCGTTATTTCCGCTGCCGGAAACTGTAACGATATCAGCAAAGTGGTAGAGCCCGTACTACAAAAAGACGGAGGTGACATCTACTACATCAACCTATCCCAAGATGCTTATAAGCTCGGTGGTTCCTCTTTCGCACAAGTACGAAATGCCATAGGGAATGAAGCCCCGACCATACAGAACGACGCTTATTTCAAATCCGTTTTCGATTTAATGCAAACTTTGATCAAGGAAGGGCAAGTCCTTGCTGGTCATGATGTTGCGTCCGGCGGATTAATAACAACACTATTAGAACTTTGTTTTGCAGATACGGACCTCGGGGCGGATTTGGATTTGACATCCTTAGACGAATCGGATACCATTAAACTCTTGTTTTCCGAGAATGCAGGTATTGTTTTTCAGTTAAAGGATAATGTGATCGTACAAATGCTTTTGGATGCCAAAATTGATATTAAACGCATCGGAAGCGTTACCTCGGAAGCTACACTTCGCATTAAAAATGCAGGTATGGAAATGGGACTGAATATATCCTCGTTGCGGGATACTTGGTTTAAAACTTCGTATTTGCTGGATGACAAACAAACCGCAAACGGATTGGCAAAAGACCGCTTTGATAATTACAAGGAGCAGCCTTTAACATATTTCTTCCCTACTGATTTTAAAGGAAAACTGCCCGTCACTTCGAGCGAAATCGAGAGGCCAAAGGCAGCCATCCTTCGTGAGAAAGGAAGTAATTCCGAACGGGAGATGGCAAACGCCATGTATTTGGCCGGTTTTGATGTAAAGGATGTGCATATGACCGATTTAATTTCGGGACGTGAAACCTTGGAAGATATTCAGTTCCTTGGCGCGGTTGGCGGCTTCTCCAATTCCGATGTATTGGGAAGTGCCAAAGGATGGGCAGGAGCCATTAAATACAACGAAAAAGCGAACAAGGTCATAAAGGATTTCTTTGCAAGACCGGATACCCTATCCGTAGGTATTTGCAACGGCTGCCAATTGTTCATGGAATTGGACCTCATTAACCCAGCGCATAAAACCCATGGAAAGATGACCTATAACGATTCTCATAAACACGAGAGTAACTTTACCTCGGTCCAAGTTCAAGAGAATAATTCGATCATGTTATCCAGTTTGGCTGGAGCCACTTTGGGCGTATGGATTTCGCACGGAGAAGGGAAATTCAGCCTTCCAGAAGATGAAAATCAATACGACATCGTAGCCAAGTATGGTTATGAGACCTATCCTGCAAATCCTAATGGGAGCGATTTTAATACGGCCATGCTGTGCGATAAAACAGGAAGACACTTGGTCACCATGCCACATATAGAGCGTTCTACTTTTCCATGGAATTGGGCGTACTATCCTACGGACCGTAACGATGAAGTCTCGCCATGGTTGGAAGCTTTTACGAATGCTAGGGATTGGGTTTTAAAGAATAACGGATAA
- a CDS encoding MvaI/BcnI restriction endonuclease family protein yields the protein MRKLTDEEQEKIKLLTKNQVSLTLIEPTETGLKKSIMDATGSVRSYLKNENIHDYELQNQGTESKVMIPAIIHTGFKIIKSKASLYRPSTKKGDPRIWFYGLTKVANPNDIIAITYYNDNFQVFNLTKLNIKELIYSSVLNPFQELINAINETENEVAFELLAMLRKIANAGPIPSMVDADTSVGRTLETALGIDINSSKQPDYKGIELKSFRNNRTNRKNLFAQVPDWKLSKFKSSAEILDNFGYVRDDDFKLYCTVSAITRNSQGLNLRIDSDIKQLIENSDKPEVGDFVVWTLDKLHNRLKSKHRETFWVEAESTRINDREHFQYKLVEHTKKPITSQFDFLIEQGIITLDHLIKRNSKGKVVEKGPLFKIKPKGIELLFPPSESYNLKA from the coding sequence GTGAGAAAACTTACAGACGAAGAACAAGAAAAAATAAAATTACTGACCAAAAACCAAGTTTCTCTTACTTTAATTGAGCCAACCGAAACCGGATTGAAAAAATCCATTATGGATGCGACTGGTTCTGTTCGTAGTTATTTGAAAAATGAGAACATTCACGATTATGAATTGCAGAATCAAGGTACAGAGAGCAAAGTAATGATTCCAGCAATTATTCATACTGGTTTTAAGATTATAAAATCAAAAGCATCTCTATATCGTCCTTCAACTAAAAAAGGAGACCCAAGAATTTGGTTTTATGGTTTAACAAAAGTTGCTAACCCAAACGATATTATTGCAATCACATATTACAACGATAATTTTCAGGTTTTTAACTTGACAAAGTTAAACATCAAGGAATTAATTTATTCTTCGGTTCTAAATCCATTTCAAGAATTGATTAACGCAATCAATGAGACAGAAAATGAGGTTGCTTTTGAGCTTTTAGCAATGTTAAGAAAAATTGCGAATGCTGGCCCAATTCCCTCAATGGTAGATGCTGATACTTCCGTAGGCAGAACACTTGAGACAGCGCTCGGAATTGACATCAACTCTTCAAAACAACCAGATTACAAAGGAATTGAACTTAAATCGTTTAGAAACAATAGAACGAACCGAAAAAATTTATTCGCACAAGTTCCAGATTGGAAATTAAGTAAGTTTAAAAGTTCAGCAGAAATACTTGACAATTTTGGATATGTACGTGATGATGATTTTAAATTATATTGCACAGTTTCTGCAATTACGAGAAACTCGCAAGGATTGAATTTAAGAATTGATAGCGATATAAAACAATTGATTGAGAATTCAGACAAACCAGAGGTTGGAGATTTTGTGGTTTGGACATTGGATAAACTTCACAACCGCCTAAAATCAAAACACAGGGAAACGTTTTGGGTAGAAGCTGAAAGCACAAGAATAAATGACCGAGAACACTTTCAATACAAATTAGTCGAACATACTAAAAAGCCAATTACATCTCAATTTGATTTTCTAATTGAGCAAGGTATTATAACGCTTGACCATTTGATTAAAAGAAACTCAAAAGGAAAAGTGGTCGAAAAAGGACCTCTATTCAAGATTAAACCAAAAGGAATAGAATTACTTTTTCCTCCAAGTGAAAGTTACAATCTAAAAGCTTAA